The segment GTGAGCTTGGGAGGGGTCAAGCCAGGGCCGGCCGGCTCCCGTGACCGGCTCCGCAGCCGTCAACGGCGGAAGATATTGAATGCAAAGAGGAAGCATATTTGGACCTCGGAAATGTCATCAGCCAAACTGCCTGCTCGGTTATTGGATTTTAAAAAAGAGAGGTAAGCAAGGTATAGGCGGGCGTGAGCGGGTGTGAGAGGGTGTGCGGGTGCTTTAAGTTTCGTGCAACCGGGTGCGGATCACTTGGGGATTTCCTCGAACACCTTTTGGACGTGAACTATGGCCGGAAAAGGAACTGGTGAAAGGGTGACTCCGGCGGAGGGGAGGTCTGAGGGTCTGAGGCAACCCTCCTTTGGGGGTGTGGCACAGGGCCCGTCGTGGTTGTCGATGGCAAAAGGCGTGCCGAGGCAACCTGCTTGGACCAGCCATCCAATCTCTGAACGAGATTTGGGAATACTGCAGAGCCGTTTCACGGAAGTGCTGGAGGTGCCGGAGGATAGACTTGAAAGAGCTAGAATGGCATGGAAGAACCCGGCGGAATGGGTTGCCACCAAAGTGCGGCGAGCCGGGAAGTTGAAATGTTGAATTATAATGTTGAGGGTTTTGTGATGATGGACTACCTTGTCATTCGTTTCGCCTGTGAAGGTGATCGGGAGGCCGCGTTGATGAATGGCCCATGGATGGTGGCTGGACAACTCTTTGTGATGGAACAATGGCGTCCAAATTTTTTCCCCAGCTCCGGTGAGGTGGGTAGAGTGGTGGTTTGGCTGCGACTTCCTCACCTGCCATTGGAATACTGGGAGAAGTCTACTATTCTGCAGATTGCCAGCAAGGCCGGCAAACCTCTGGCGTTAGATAACTTTACTGATCAGGGCAAGAGACTTGGATTCGCCAGGGATAAGATTGAAGTAGATTTCAAATCCCCTGTCAGGCCGGGGATATTCGTGAAGGGTCGCACGGAGGGATCCAAGGAGAAATTCTGGCAGGTTTTCATTTATGAAAACTTGTCGGCCTTCTGCTGTAGATGTGGTCGGATCGGCCATGTTGAAGCGGCATGCATTTCCTCCTCCCCGGCGGCGGTGATGGCGGAAACAGTGGAGGTCCGAAAAGAAGGAGCAAATGGAGCAGGGAAGAGCCCATCCGGGGTCACCGGGAAGAAGCCGAGGGAAGAAGGCGATCGAGTCCGGTCCGGGCCCTAACTCGGAACCAAAATATCCGTGCTCCGATTCGAGATTACCGGGAGGAGGGTTGACGGCGCCTGACTCGCCGGTAGACCTCGACGGCTAGCAGAAGCCGTCCAAGGTTGCCCGGCGGAAGTCGCCGGAGAAGGTCGATTCCGAAGCTACATCGGCAGCGACGGGAGTTGCGGTGAGTCAACTCGGATGGGTGGTTGAGCCGGGAGCCGAGTCAAGTAGTGGGCCTAGTTTGGACAAGGCCAGCCCATCAACGGGTCGGTTTAAGTCAGGCTGGGACAATGACAAGCCCAAATCCACTA is part of the Phoenix dactylifera cultivar Barhee BC4 unplaced genomic scaffold, palm_55x_up_171113_PBpolish2nd_filt_p 000064F, whole genome shotgun sequence genome and harbors:
- the LOC103698628 gene encoding uncharacterized protein LOC103698628, whose product is MDYLVIRFACEGDREAALMNGPWMVAGQLFVMEQWRPNFFPSSGEVGRVVVWLRLPHLPLEYWEKSTILQIASKAGKPLALDNFTDQGKRLGFARDKIEVDFKSPVRPGIFVKGRTEGSKEKFWQVFIYENLSAFCCRCGRIGHVEAACISSSPAAVMAETVEVRKEGANGAGKSPSGVTGKKPREEGDRVRSGP